The Deltaproteobacteria bacterium genome segment TCGGGAAGGAGCGCGCGCTCGCGGCAGATCTCGCGCACGCGCCGTCCGGTGCGCCAGGCCTCCTTCGCGATCTCGGCGGCGGCGTCGTAGCCGATCGCCGGAACCAGCGCGGTCACCATCGCCAGGCTCTCCTCGACCAGCGCTTCGGCGCGCTCGGCCCGCGCCTCGATCCCGTCGAGGCACTTCTGCTCGAAGACCCGCGACGCGCTCGCGAGCAGCGAGATCGAGGCGAGCAGATTGCGCGCGATCAGCGGCACGAAGACGTTGAGCTCGAGCTGCCCCGAGAAGCCCGCGACCGCGATCGCCGCGTCGTTGCCGATCACCTGCGCCGAGACCTGCAGCACGACCTCGCAGATCACGGGATTCACCTTCCCCGGCATGATCGACGAGCCGGGCTGGATCGCGGGAAGCTCGAGCTCGCCGATCCCGCCGCGCGGCCCCGACGCCAGCAGCCGCACGTCGGCGGCGATCTTCGCGAGAGACACGGCGAGCGTGCGCAGCGCGCCGCTCGCCTCGACCGCGGCGTCGCGCGCTCCCTGCGCCTCGAAGTGGTTCGAGGCCTCGCGAAAATCGAGCCCGCTCTCGCGCGAGATCGCCTCGATCGCAAGGCGCGCGAAGCCGGGCTTCGCGTTCAAGCCCGTGCCGACCGCGGTGCCGCCGAGCGCGAGCTCGGCCAGCGCCTCGCACGCCCGCGCGACCCGCGCCCGGCCGAGCTCGACCTGACGCGCCCAGCCCGCGAACTCCTGTCCGAGCCGCACGGGCGTCGCGTCCATCAGATGCGTGCGGCCGAGCTTCACCACACCGTCGAAGGCCCGCGCCTTCGCTTCGAGGCAGCTCTGCAGCGCAAGGAGCGCGGGATCGAGATCCTCGCGCAGCGCGAGCCGCGCGGCGACGTGAAGCGCGCTCGGGATCACGTCGTTCGAGGACTGGCTCGCGTTCACGTGGTCGTTGGGGTGCACGGGGCGCGCGTCGCCGCGCGCCGCGAGAAAGCGCGATGCGCGAGAGGCGATCACCTCGTTCGCATTCATGTTCGTGGAGGTGCCCGAGCCGGTCTGGAACACGTCGACCGGGAACTCCGCGTCCCACAGTCCCGATTCGACTTCGCGAGCAGCCGTGGCGATCGCGGTCGCGAGCCCGGGCTCGAGCACGCCGAGCTCCGCGTTCGCGCCCGCGGCCGCGCGCTTCACCAGCCCGAGCGCGCGCAGGAAGACGCGCGGAAAGCGCTCCCCGCTGATCGGGAAGTTCTCGATCGCGCGCTGCGTCGACGCGCCCCAGAGCGCGTCGGCAGGGACACGCACCTCGCCGAGTGAGTCGCGCTCGATCCGGGTCTCGCCCGAATTCGCCATCGCCAGGACCTCCGCTCGCCGTACTATAGACCCCGACCATGACGGACCCACGCCTGCCGCTCGCGGAGCTGCACCTGCACATGTACGGGACGATCCGCGCCGAGGACTACCTGGAGCGGCTCGGCCACCGCGAGATCGACTGGCGCTTCTACGAGAGCGCGTTCGAGCGCGCATACGGCGAGCGCCCGCGCTTGCGCGAGATCCTGGAGCGGCACCGCGCCGGCGATCCCGAGGCAAAGCGGGAGTTCCGGCGGCTTTTCGTCTTCGGCGACGCCGACGCGGGGAACTTCGAGCGCTTCCAAGCCAAGTTCAACCTGCTGATCAACGGCAGCGCGATGATGCACGCGGTCGCGGGAACGCACGACGATCCGCTGCCGGGCATCGCCGACGAGATCGACTTCTTCGTCGCGAGAATGCTCGCCGACCAGCGCCGGCAGGGAATCGGGTACGCGGAGCAGCGGCTGATGTTCGGCCCGCCCTTCACGAACGAGATGGCGCGGCGGCTCTCGATTCCGATCCTCGAGCGCTACGCGCAGGCGACGCGCGACGGGATGACCTCGCGCCTGGCGCTGAGCCTTTCGCGGCGCGATCCGTGGCCGGACTTCGAGCTCGTGCGCGAGCTCGCGCTCGGCCCGCACGGCGAGTCCGTCACCGGAGTCGACTTCTGCTACGTCGAAGAGGGCTTCCCGCCCAAGGGCAAGGCCGAGTTCTTCGCGGCGGTGCACGAGTTCAACCAGCGCCATCCCGCTCGCGCGCTCGCGATCCTGTACCACGTGGGCGAGAGCTTCGGCGACAAGTCGCTCGAGAGCGCGGTTCGCTGGGTGCACCAAGCTGCCGAGCTCGGCGCGCACCGGCTCGGCCACGCGATCGCGCTCGGCGTCGACCCCGAGGTCTACGGCGAGCACGCGCGAAGCGAGTCGGTGGCGGAGCGGCTGGACCAGATCGACTACGACCTGGCGCACGCCGAGGCCCTGCGCGCGCGCGGCGTGCGCGTGGACGAGAACGCGCTGTTCCGCGAACGCGATTCGCTGCGGGCCCGGAGGCCGGACGACCCGGTGGTGCACCGCTACGACGCCGCGCGCCTCGACGAGGTGCGATCGCGCCAGGAGCTCGCGATGGCGGGCGTGCGCCGGGCCGGCGCGATCGTCGAGATCTGCCCGACCTCGAATCTGCGCATCGGCGGGATCTCCGACCCCCTACACCATCCGGTGCACCGATTCATCGATCACGGCGTCCCGTTCGTGGTCGCCAGCGACGATCCCGGGATCTTCGACACGACCGTGCGCGACGAGCTCGAGTGGGTCGCGCGCGAGGCGTCCCTCGAGCCGGGCGCGGTCGAGGACCTGATCGAGCGCGCGTGGCGCTCGCGAAGCGAGGTGCTGTCGGGCCGCGAGTCGGCCGCGAAGCTCGTGTAGACTTGCTCGCATGGCGAACTCGAGGAACGCGGACCCGGAGAAGCTGAAGGGCTACCTGAAGATCGTCTTCGGGTCGCTCGGCGGCGCGATGACGTCGGCGCTGATCTGCCTGGGAGATCGACTCGGACTGTACGCGGCGCTCGGCGATCTCG includes the following:
- a CDS encoding class II fumarate hydratase translates to MANSGETRIERDSLGEVRVPADALWGASTQRAIENFPISGERFPRVFLRALGLVKRAAAGANAELGVLEPGLATAIATAAREVESGLWDAEFPVDVFQTGSGTSTNMNANEVIASRASRFLAARGDARPVHPNDHVNASQSSNDVIPSALHVAARLALREDLDPALLALQSCLEAKARAFDGVVKLGRTHLMDATPVRLGQEFAGWARQVELGRARVARACEALAELALGGTAVGTGLNAKPGFARLAIEAISRESGLDFREASNHFEAQGARDAAVEASGALRTLAVSLAKIAADVRLLASGPRGGIGELELPAIQPGSSIMPGKVNPVICEVVLQVSAQVIGNDAAIAVAGFSGQLELNVFVPLIARNLLASISLLASASRVFEQKCLDGIEARAERAEALVEESLAMVTALVPAIGYDAAAEIAKEAWRTGRRVREICRERALLPDDELARLLDPRRQTGLSLR